TCGCCCGCCGCGCAGCGGTCAACAAGAACCGCCGCTCGCGCGTACGGACTTATGTCCGCCAGGTCGAAGAGGCACTGGCCTCGGGCGACAAGGCAAAGGCAGAAGCCGCGTTCAACGCCGCCCAGCCGGAACTGATGCGCGCCGCCACCAAGGGCGTCCTGCACAAGAACACCGCCTCGCGCAAGGTTTCGCGTCTGGCACAGCGGCTCAAGGCGCTTTCCGCCTAAGCCCTGCAAGCAATTGGATTTCTGACCAACCCGGCCTAACCAGCCGGGTTTTTCTTTTGCCGGCATGGGGCCGAAAAACCCGTCTGAAGGGCCGTCCGAGCAGGGTCTCCAGGGGGTCGAAATTTTGCCGGCATATGCGGCTATTCTGATAACTACAACTGTCGGAAGCAGCTCTACAACCAGACTCAGCCTGGCAGAAATTACCC
The nucleotide sequence above comes from Aminobacter aminovorans. Encoded proteins:
- the rpsT gene encoding 30S ribosomal protein S20, encoding MANTSSAKKATRKIARRAAVNKNRRSRVRTYVRQVEEALASGDKAKAEAAFNAAQPELMRAATKGVLHKNTASRKVSRLAQRLKALSA